A segment of the Nitrosopumilaceae archaeon genome:
GGTATGTGTAGCACGTTCAATAGGACTAGAATAAATTGCAGAAATTTTGAGTGGTTGTAGAAAAGTTGCTATTTTTTCTGCCTGTTGTAATCCAAGTTCTGTTAATGGAATTCCTTCAGATCGTCCAGCAAGAACTCTTTCGACATTGTTTGTAGCTTGCGCATGGCGTAAAAAAATAATCAAGGACAATATTACAAACGATATTGAATAGAGATAATAATAACATTACCAGTGCATGATTTTATGAAGATTGGAATTATAGGCGGAACCGGGGGAATGGGAAAAGGTTTTGCTATCAGATGGTGCAAAAATCATGATATTTTAATTGGTTCAAGAGATGCTGTGAGAGCAACAGAGTCAGCTCTTGAATATTCTAAAAATGCTTCCGAACAATATGGAACATTTAATGGTATCATAACAGGAAAAGACAATCTTTCTGTTGCAAAAGAAAGTGATGTGTTGGTTTTATCAATTCCGTATGAGAATATTGATTCAATTTGTTCTCAATTGCTGCCATATGTAAAAGAGGGCTGTGTTGTCATATCACCTATTGTTCCATTGACAAAGACTGATGCAGGATTTGAATTTATTTCTTTTATAGAAAAAAAACCATCTGCATTTGAACTTGTACAAAAATATATGAAAAATAAATCAAAGCTTGTTGCCGCATTTCATACCATATCAGAAAAAAAATTGATAGATTCAAAACTAATCTTAGATTCTGACATTTTTGTATGTGGAGATGACCAAAATTCTATAAATACAGTAAATGAACTCATTAAAGAGATAAAGTCTCTAAGACCCATATTACTTGGTCCTGGTTCGCTTTCTTATCTTGCCGAAATAGCAACACCTATTCTTTTAAATGCCATGATTAAAAACAAGATGAGAAATCCTGGAATAAAGATAATTTAAGCAAGAATAATCAATCAATATTAGATTTGCGTTATAGACGTAACAGAAATTGGTTTACTGCAATGGGAGTTTTGTTTATAGTAATGGCCGGAATCATTCTTATTAGAAATTTGCTTATTTGGGGTCCAGAATTTGTTGCTGATTTTTTTACATCTCCTGAGATCACTAATGAAAAAATATCGGTAGGCATGATTGGGATTGGATGTTTTTTGATCTTTATGGGTACCAGGAAGGAAGTAAATGAAAACATATGACTTTTTAAAGTCTCAGAAAATTTTGAGGCTTGCTACAATTGACGGTAAAAATAATCCTCACATTGTTCCTGTATGGTATGAATTTAGAAATAAAAAATTCTATGTTGGAACTAACACAAGAACAAAAAAGGCAAAAAACATCAAAAAGAATCCAAAAGTAAGCTTTTGTGTTGATGTAGGAGTAAAATCGCCAGACATTTTTGGCGTTATGGGGATTGGTAAAGCCAAATTGATTTTAGAAAAAAATCAAGTGTCGCTTATTGCAAAGAGAATTTTGAAGCGATATTTTAAAAGTTTGAAAGTAAAATCCTCACAGGAATTATTAGACGATACGAATTGCATTATAGAGATATTACCAACAAAGACAACTGTTTGGAAATTTTAGGTCACAAATTCTTCTATTTTGTCAAGAGCTTTTTCCAACACATTAATTTCAGGCAAAAATACCATCCTAAAATGACCACTACCATATTTTGTACCAAATCCTGAACCGTGAACCGTAAGAACTCCTGTTGATTTTAAAAGTTCAAGGACAAATTCTTTATCTGATTTGTATTTATTGTTCTCTATTTTTGGAAAGGCATAGAAAGCTCCTTTAGGAATTGGACAGCTAAGTCCATTCATTCCGTTTATTCTTTTGATGACATAGTCTCTTCGTTTTTTTAGATCTGAAACAAATTTTGGAATATAATCTTGTGGACCTCGAAGTGATTCTAACGCAGCATATTGAACTGGTAGATTAGATGCAATTCTTACTCTAGCAAGTTTTGGAATGTTTTCACGAAGAATATCAAGTTTCTTGGAATCATTAAATGCTATATAACCAATTCTCCAACCAGACATTAGATGTACTTTGGAAAATCCATTTAACAATATTACAGGAGAATCACTACTAACCTTTCCAATACCCACAAACTTTTCATCAAAAACTATTTGATCGTATATTTCATCACAGATTATGTACAAATCATTCTTAATTGCGATATCAATCAAATCTTTAAGAGATTTTTCACTAAAAACCGCTCCGGTTGGATTGTTTGGGCTGATAAAGCATATTGCTACAGTTTTTGATGTAATCTTTGATTTTACATCGTCAAGATCCGGAGTAGAATTGTTAAGATCTACTCCAAACTCTACTGGAACTCCTCCAAACAATCTCACATACGAAGCATAAGGTGGATAATATGGGCCTGGTATCAAAACTTCATCTCCTGGTTCAACAATAGATGCCATTAGCATCTCTAATCCTTCTGAAACTCCGTTTGTTACAATAATGTCATCTTCAGTTGTCAAGAGACCTTTTCTTTTTTCTTTTTCAGCAATAGCTTGTCTTAGTTCTTGTATTCCTTCTGATGGAGCATAATAATTTTGATTGTTTTTAATTGCCTTGATTAAAGCGTCTTTAACATTTTCTGGTGGTTGAAATCCATATGCCACTGGATCTCCTATGTTAAGATATGTTATTTTCTGTCCTTGTTTTTCCAATATTTTTGCAGAAAGTGTAATATCTCGTATAGCATATTCAACACCAGCTACTCTTTGTGATATTTTCAATTATCTAGACAGATATTTAGCCCTGTTAAAGTCTTACTTGATCGGACCCGTTGCATAGCCCGGATAGTGCGGGTGGCTTCGGACCACCAGGTCGTGGGTTCGAATCCCACCGGGCCCTTTATAGAGTGAATTTTAAGACAGGAAAATAAATGTCAGATGTATGAGAAAGTTAACGCCTTTTAGAATTGGATTGTCATTGATGATTATTGGTTCAATTTGGATAACACTTGCATTTTCTATTGCAGAAAAAACATCACAAGATCTGAATATAGGTACAAAAGAAAGTGCCAGTGTTGATTTAGATTTAAAAAACAATGGACTTGGTTTTTATAAAATCACCATCCCAAATTATTCAAAAGAAACAATATTAGTAAAAGTATTAGATCCTCAGGGAAATACAATGGATCTTAAACGAATAGGAACAAAAATGTCTGTAAATTATTTTGAATTTAGTTATACTGGAAAATATACTCTTGAAATTACTAACCTTTCTGAAAACCCCATACAAATTGAAGCAGAGTTTGGAAATACAAAATCAACAGATTTTACATTTCCCTCGTTTATAGCATTCATTGGAGCATGCCTAATTGTATGGTCTGGCTACAAAAGATTGCAAAATTACAGTACTGCGCACCCTGAAGAAAATAAATCATAAATTGGTATACATAATACCACTGCAGTAAAAAGTAGAATCAAGTTAAAACCTATCCATGATGCAGATAAAAGCACGGTCATAATAGCAATAGGCAAAACTTTTCTCGTTTTTCTTTTGTCAATTTGACAAAGAGTAATAAAACTACCAAGCGCACTTAGGAAAAGACCTGTTTCAATTGTAAGATGAGATGGAGTTACTAAACCGTCTACTCCGTATATTTCATGTGAAATAGAATCAGCATAACCCCCCACAAGTTGTAAAATTGAACCTAATAGTATAATCTTTATTCCTTTAAACAGAATTTTATTTTCAGAATGTAGTAATAAAATAATCATACCCAAAACTGATGAACTAACAATCATTCCAACACCAGCATAAATTGTAACATGTTGAATTGTCCAGAATTTTTCAGGTGCTCGCAGGGCATGTGTTGACGCATCCCATATTCCACCCAACAGCTCTGTAACTGTACCACAAATAGCCAGAATTGAGATAATAAAGAGAAGGGTTTTAGTTTTTGAAAGAAATGAAGTAGAAATTAGATGAGATAGACGCATTTTGAAATAACTTTGTTTTATACGTAATATATAGAATTTTGTTTGTTAAAATTTAGCTTTTACTTTCTTGAGCTCGCACATATGCTATTGCCTTTTTCATTTCAAGTGCTCGCTCAAAAATTATCTTTCGCATTTCTTCTGTCTCTATAGATGTCATACCACGCTTTTGTGATTCAAAGAATAATTCTGCAAACCCTCCAGTCACATATCCTACAAAAATTCCAAATGCCACTTCGGTGTCATCTTTTGTAAGTGGCTTCAAATCAGATGCCATGTTTCGCATATTCTGTGGATTTACCATTAAATTATCTATTAAGGAAACAAGTGCTTCCTTTAGCGGTAAGGCTAGACTCATTTGTGATCATGATACCACGTGACACAAGAACCTTACAAGATCAGATCTTATGACAAATCTTAGATCTTTTTTGACTGACATAGTAACTATTATACCTCATATCATGAGAAGGTTATCTATGAATCCAGGAATAGGACTAATGAAAAGAAGACTCCCTACTGAAAAAGAAGCCATTCCTCTAGCAGTATCAGGAATTATAAAAAAATATAATGTTACCGAAGATCAAATCAAAACCTTGGAAACTAAGTATGACAACGAAAGTGGGGATTGGTACGTTGCTTTAGGATTTAATGAAAAAAGAGCTATTGTTAAAATGGATTCTGTTTTGGGAACAATAATAGAGATTAATGAAATTTAATCAGTTTTGTGAAAAATTTATTTTTTAAACTGAACATTTGAAACTTCTGGTTCTGGTATAATTACTAGTCCTCCATCTCTTAATTGTTGTACAAGTTGTGTAACTTCTTTTTCTACTTGTCCACGTTGAAGACCAGTTATTTTTGCAAATGCATCTACAAGTTCAGTTATTTTTCTTTGTCCATTACACAATTTCCAAAAGTCAATTATTGCCTGATTTACCATAAATCCTTGTTCATGATCATTCATCAAAACTAATGCTCCATCTTCTTGTTTTACTACAGAGCCAACACCTTGTGGCATTGCAGTTTCATAATCTATTGGAGTGATTCTTTTCTGTTTTCCATAATTGATTAGTTTCTTGCCTTCCTCGGACATTTTTTCTGGTGTCCATGCAGGTTCCCATACTATTTCTACATTAACTCCATTAACACCAGGAACTTTGTTAACATACCTTTTTACATCACTAACAAGTGTTTCATGTAAAGGACAACCACGTGTTGTCATGGTCATTTTGACATCTACTTTATTGTCATCATTTACTTTGACTCCATAAATAAGACCCATATCCACAATATTAATTGGGATTTCAGGATCCATGCATTGTTTTAATGAATCTAATACTTGTTGTGATGTTACTTGTGCCATGAACAATTTCTTCAATCCATGAAAATAAATACCTTACATCTTTGATTTGAACAATTTTTTTATAGATTCTTCAAAAGGTGATTTGGCAACTCCTGCTTCTGTAATTATACCTGTTATGAGTTCTGGCGGAGTCATATCAAAGGCAGGATTTATCACATTAATGTCATCTGGAGCAGTTTTTTTGCCCGCAATTCCAGTAACTTCGCTTGCTTTTCGTTGTTCTATAATAACATCCTGAGGATTGCTTTGTAGATCAAAGGTAGAAAGTGGGGCTGCTACATAAAATGGTATTTTGTGCTGTTTGGCCATTGTCGCCACTTGATATGTACCAATTTTGTTATAGACATGACCGGTTCGTAGAATCCTGTCTGCTCCTACTATCACTTTAGTCACTAATCCTTTTGACATGGCATATCCTACTGCAGTGTCAGGAATGAGACTAACGTCAATATCATCATGTTTTAGCTCAAATGCGGTAAGCCTAGAACCCTGCATTACTGGTCTTGTCTCTGTTGCTATAACTTTGATCTTCTTACCACTTTCTTTTGTTGCACGAATAACTCCCAATGCTGTACCGTATCCAACTGTAGCTAATGCTCCTGCATTACAATGAGTCATGATAATATCATTGTTATCAAATAATTTGGCACCATGTTTTCCCATTATCATATTAGTTTGTATATCATCTTCTGCCATTTTTTTTGCAGTTTGAATTATTAATTCTTTAATATTAGAAACATCTTTGCCGTTTTTTGCAACATTCATTATTTTGTTTAGTCCCCATACTAGATTAACAGCAGTAGGTCTTGTTTCAAAGAGAATTTTTTTCGCCTTTTCTAGATCTGTTAATATTTTTTCTTTTGTTTTTGCTTTACTTTGTAATGCTGCTAAAGCTAGACCAAATGCGCCAGATACCCCAATAGCGGGAGCACCTCTTATCACAAGGGTTCTGATTGCGTTTGCTACATCTTTGTAATCAGTGTATTTTACATAAACAAGCTTGTTTGGAAGCTTGGTTTGATCTATCATAACGACGGTATTGTTTTTCCACTCTATGGTTTTGAGACTAGAATGAATTTTTGTTGTGAGTTTTGCCAATTTTGATATATTTAACTAAAATCCCATATTTATAATGAAAGCAATTTCAAAAATAATACCTTGTAATTATTAAATAAGATTAAGTATTATATTGTAATCATTCTTAACATCAATAGTTGCTTAATCTCACTACTTTAAACAGATACGACCCACAAGGCATGCATAAGATCTA
Coding sequences within it:
- the mtnA gene encoding S-methyl-5-thioribose-1-phosphate isomerase, which translates into the protein MAKLTTKIHSSLKTIEWKNNTVVMIDQTKLPNKLVYVKYTDYKDVANAIRTLVIRGAPAIGVSGAFGLALAALQSKAKTKEKILTDLEKAKKILFETRPTAVNLVWGLNKIMNVAKNGKDVSNIKELIIQTAKKMAEDDIQTNMIMGKHGAKLFDNNDIIMTHCNAGALATVGYGTALGVIRATKESGKKIKVIATETRPVMQGSRLTAFELKHDDIDVSLIPDTAVGYAMSKGLVTKVIVGADRILRTGHVYNKIGTYQVATMAKQHKIPFYVAAPLSTFDLQSNPQDVIIEQRKASEVTGIAGKKTAPDDINVINPAFDMTPPELITGIITEAGVAKSPFEESIKKLFKSKM
- a CDS encoding pyridoxamine 5'-phosphate oxidase family protein gives rise to the protein MKTYDFLKSQKILRLATIDGKNNPHIVPVWYEFRNKKFYVGTNTRTKKAKNIKKNPKVSFCVDVGVKSPDIFGVMGIGKAKLILEKNQVSLIAKRILKRYFKSLKVKSSQELLDDTNCIIEILPTKTTVWKF
- a CDS encoding PqqD family peptide modification chaperone; its protein translation is MAQVTSQQVLDSLKQCMDPEIPINIVDMGLIYGVKVNDDNKVDVKMTMTTRGCPLHETLVSDVKRYVNKVPGVNGVNVEIVWEPAWTPEKMSEEGKKLINYGKQKRITPIDYETAMPQGVGSVVKQEDGALVLMNDHEQGFMVNQAIIDFWKLCNGQRKITELVDAFAKITGLQRGQVEKEVTQLVQQLRDGGLVIIPEPEVSNVQFKK
- the npdG gene encoding NADPH-dependent F420 reductase translates to MKIGIIGGTGGMGKGFAIRWCKNHDILIGSRDAVRATESALEYSKNASEQYGTFNGIITGKDNLSVAKESDVLVLSIPYENIDSICSQLLPYVKEGCVVISPIVPLTKTDAGFEFISFIEKKPSAFELVQKYMKNKSKLVAAFHTISEKKLIDSKLILDSDIFVCGDDQNSINTVNELIKEIKSLRPILLGPGSLSYLAEIATPILLNAMIKNKMRNPGIKII
- a CDS encoding aminotransferase class I/II-fold pyridoxal phosphate-dependent enzyme, with amino-acid sequence MKISQRVAGVEYAIRDITLSAKILEKQGQKITYLNIGDPVAYGFQPPENVKDALIKAIKNNQNYYAPSEGIQELRQAIAEKEKRKGLLTTEDDIIVTNGVSEGLEMLMASIVEPGDEVLIPGPYYPPYASYVRLFGGVPVEFGVDLNNSTPDLDDVKSKITSKTVAICFISPNNPTGAVFSEKSLKDLIDIAIKNDLYIICDEIYDQIVFDEKFVGIGKVSSDSPVILLNGFSKVHLMSGWRIGYIAFNDSKKLDILRENIPKLARVRIASNLPVQYAALESLRGPQDYIPKFVSDLKKRRDYVIKRINGMNGLSCPIPKGAFYAFPKIENNKYKSDKEFVLELLKSTGVLTVHGSGFGTKYGSGHFRMVFLPEINVLEKALDKIEEFVT